Within the Arthrobacter sp. V1I7 genome, the region TGCCCTCCGCGGCCCGGACGGCGGAGAGCCTCGCGGCCCTGCTTCGCCCGGGCGATGCCGGCCCCTTGTCCCCCGATGCTGCCTGGCCCCGGCTTGCCCAACAGAATCTTCAAGATGCGGGTCTCGACCTTGCCGCCCAGTTGGACGAAGCCCTGGCGGAGTGCCGGGGCGGAGAGCGGGAGCGCCTGATGGAGACTGTGCAGCATTTCTTGTCCACCGGAAACATTACGGCCACCGCCGAGCAGCTGTTTTGCCATCGGAACACCATCCTGAACCGGCTCAATCGTTTCCACGAACTAACCGGAATCGACCTGACCGTCCCGGCCCAGGCCGCCAGGCTGGTGGTTGCGTGGGCCTAACCGTTGTGTGAACACCCAATCAGAGAGCTTTATTGGTGGATTTTTCGCCATTGAGCTGTGATCGCCAACACAGAATAGTTGGCTTCTACCTTGCACCGGACATTCGTCCCCGCACCCCCATCTGGAGAACTGATGGCTCAACTGGTAGAAACCACATCCCAAGCCGCTCGGCTGGACCTCGCCAAAATGCGCAAGATCGCCGTCGCGAGCGTCATCGGCACCACCGTCGAGTGGTACGACCTCTTCGTCTTCGGGACAGCCTCCGCGCTGGTCTTCAACAAGATCTTCTTCCCGAGCTTTGACCCCGTCGTCGGCACTATGCTCGCCTTCGGAACCTTCGCGTCCGCCTATATCGCCCGCATGGTGGGTGCCATTATCTTCGGCCACTTCGGGGACCGGCTGGGCCGGAAATCCATGCTGCTGATCTCGCTGCTGACCATGGGCGCCGCCACGTTCGCTATCGGGCTGCTGCCGGACTACAACAGCATCGGCATCATGGCCCCGCTGCTGCTGCTCTTCCTGCGCGTCATCCAGGGTTTGGCCTTGGGCGGCGAATGGGGCGGCGCCGTCCTGATGACGGTGGAGCACGCACCCCCGTCCAGGCGGGGGTTCTACGGATCCCTGGTCCAGGTGGGCGTGCCGGCCGGTACCCTGATCGCCAACGTCGCGTTTCTCATTGTCGCCTCGAGCGTCAGCACCGAAGCCCTCCTCAGTTGGGGTTGGCGCATCCCGTTCCTGGCTTCCGCGCTGCTCGTGGCGGTGGGCATCTACATCCGGCTCCACATCGAGGAAACCCCGTCCTTCCAGGCGGTCAAGGACGCCGGGGCCAAGGCTAAACTGCCGTTCGCCGCCCTCATGGCCAAGTACTGGAAGCAGGTCATTCTGGGCGGTGTCGCAACGCTGTCCACGGGAAGCACCTTTACGCTGCTGGTGGCCTCCGGCGTGTCATATGGCAAGAAGGAACTGGGGCATTCAGAGGCGCTCATGCTCTGGGTCGTCCTGGCCGCCTGTGCCCTGTGTTTTGTCCTGATCCCCTTCTTCGGCCAGCTCTCTGACAAGTACGGCCGCAAGCCGATCATCTACGCGGGCGTAGTCGCCGAGGCCGCTTTGGCTTTCCCGATGTTCTGGCTCATGGACACAAAATCTGTGCCCTTGCTCTTCGTCGCCTACCTGGCAATGATGACCGCCTTCGCCGCCAACTACGGTCCGATCGCAACCTTCCTCGCTGAGCTCTTCGGCTCCAAGGTCCGCTACTCGGGCCTGTCCGTCGCCTACATGCTTTCCGGCCTCCTGGGCAGCGCAGCAACACCGTTCATCACCACCTGGCTGCTGGGCGTGACCCACCAGAGTTCGTCCATCGCGTGGTACATCATGGCCGCCGCCCTGGTCTCGCTCGGCGCCTTGTTCGTCCTGACGGAAACCCGCCACGGCAACATCGACGCCGTCGACATGGCTCCCGCCGACGCGGCCGAAGCGGCGGCAGCCAAATGACCGTTCTTCCCACCGATCGTCCCACTGTCCTTCCCGTTGGGGGCGGTATCCGCCGGATCGCGGAGATACCGGGCGGCGCGGCCGCCGTCGGCCCTTTCTCGCAGGCCGTCGTCGCCAACGGCTTCGTGTTCACCGCCGGCCAGATTCCCGCGATCAGCGGGCTGGACGACCAGCCCGATACGTTCGAGGACCAGGTGCGGCAGACGCTGCGCAACCTCCAGTCAGTGCTTGAGGCCGCCGGGTCCGGCCTCGAGCACGTGGTCAAGGTCAACGCCTATCTCACCGATCCCGGCCGGCTGGAGGACTACAACCGGGTCTATACCGAGTTCTTCGCCACTGCCAGGCCGGCGCGGACTACGGTCTGCGTCAGCCTGTGGGGCGTCTCGCTGGAAATCGAGTGCGTGGCCGTACTTGCCGGCGAAGCGGTCCAGGGCACGGATCCGGGCGCGGTCGCACCGGGGGCGCCGTGAGCACCGGCCTGGTCGAGGGGCTGGCTGCCGTCAGTTACCCAACGATCGGGCATTTCCTGGAGGACGGTTTTGTGGATCCGGCCATCCAGTCGCTGCTCGACGGCGTCAAGATGGCCGGGCCAGCCGTCACGGTGCGCATCTCAGATCACGACGCATTCGCCATGAACCGCGCCTTGCTGGAGCTGTATCCCGGCGCTGTGCTGGTCGTGGACATGTCCGGTGACCACCGGCACGCGCCCGTGGGCGCCGTCACCGCCGCGGCGGCCACCGCGCAAGGCGCCGCGGGCGTCGTCGTCGACGGCGTAGCCACCGACCTTGTGGAACTCCGCGCCACCGGCCTGCCGGTCTTCGCCCGCGGAACTTCATGCCTGACCACCAAAAGAGTCCACAGCGGCGGCTCCGCGGTGAACGTCCCGGTGCAGTGCGGCGGCGTCCGGGTCAATCCGGGCGATTGGGTGCTCGGAGACGACAACGGGGTGATTGTCCTGGCCCCGCAAGCCGCGGCCGATGTACTAGGGCAGGCGCTCGCCTCGGACGCCGCCGAACCGGCGCTGCTGGCACGGATCGCCGCCGGCGAGCCGCTGGAAACAGTACTGGCGATCTGACGGACGGCGGGGTTCGGGCAGGGATGCGGTAGAACTTAACCATGAACGTTCGCACTCCTGACCCGAATCCCGGCTGGCTCTCCGAAGACGATTTGTTCGAGGCGCGGGGCAGGCTGCCGATGGTCTACGTCGAGGCCGTGCCCGTCAGGCTGGATCCGCTCGGGTTCGTGAACGAAGTCGGTACGCTGCTGCAGGCCGATGAGGACGGCAACATGATCCGGTCCCTCGTCTCCGGCCGCGTGCTCTACCGCGAGACCATCCGCGCCGCGCTCCTGCGCCACATGGAGAAGGACCTCGGCCCGCTGGCGTTCCCGCAACTTCCCATCAGCCCGGTGCCGTTCACGGTCGCCGAATACTTCCCCGCCCCGTCCCACACCGGATTTACCGATGACCGCCAGCACGCCGTCGCGCTGGCGTACATCATCCCCGTCACCGGCGAATGCTCGCCGCGGCAGGACGCCCTCGAGCTCACGTGGATGACGCCCCAGGAAGTAATGAGCTCGGATGTGCAGCTCGAATTCAGCGGCGGCCGGGCGGCGCTGATCCGTCAGGCGCTGGCCTTCGCAGGCGTCGGCAACTGACCGCCGCCGGGCGGCCCCGGCGTGCCCGGCGGAGTCCCCGGGACGCTCGAGGCAACGCCGGCGTCCCTGACTTCACCACCTGCCTTTGTAGACTGTTGGGCGGACCATAAGAGAATTTAAGGACCCCCGATGACCCACCCGCCAGCCTCCCGGAACTACAGCGAACAGCCGGCTGGATCCCTGCAGACCGGGCACCACCTGCTCCTTCCGGACGGCAAACGCTCCGCTGAGATCCAGCGTGTTGACGTAGAAACGGACGACTTCGGCACCCCCGCGCTGGTTCTCGCGACCCTGACTGGCGGCGGAATGCTGCGGATCGCTGCCGGTTCCGCCGTCTCGGTCCTGGACGCCCCCGAGCACGCGGCCGAGGTTCCCGCCCGCGGTGACATTCCCGACTTCGGGGTTACCGCCCGAGAGGACGGCGCCGGGAAGCCTCCCCCGCGTGGTACCAGCCCCGACGTCGACAACGGCACCGGTCGCGGCGGCGCCGGGAAGGAAGACGCCGCAGAGGGCGCCACGCCGGATCCCGCCGCTGAAACTCCCGGCGCTCCCCCTGCGCCGCCCGCCGTCGTCGTCCCTCCCCTGCCTGCCGGGCCGCCGGCAGCGAGCGGCCCGAGCGAGGCGGACCTGGCACTGATCCCGTCCCCCGAGGGAACACCGGAATCCGTGGTGGAAGCGGCCGCGGCGGCACACCCGGACGCCGTGGGCGTGCAGCTGCTCGCCGAGCGGCCGGTCAAGGGCATTAATACCAAGTCCGGCAGCTGCCTCAAGGACCTCAGCGATCTGGCGCACGAGCTGTTCATCCTCCGCAAGGACGCCGAGAACGCCCTCGCTGTCGCCGACCTGCTCAACGTCCTGCCCTTCGACGGGAACCCCGGACGGTGGGCATCGGTGGAGTCGGCCCTGGCGCTCTCCAGCTACATCTGCCGCAGGCTCGGGCAGGAGGAACGCGCCACCGTGTACGAGAGGCTCCTCCGCACGCCGGACACCATGGAAACGGACCCGTTCAAAGCCCGGATCAACGCCAAGGTGCGGCAGCGCTCGCTCAACGAACCGAATCTGTACGACAAGGAAATCTTCCGCTCGATCGACAGCTCGAATCCGGATGCGGAACGGGAATGGCGCTTGCTGCGGCTGGAGGCGCTGCTGTTCCTGCGCGCGCATGGGGGCTCGGAGACGATCGGGGCACAGGAGCTGGAGCGCCGGATCGGCAACGAACTCGAGTCTGTCCGCGCCTGACACTCGTTTGGCCCTACCCCGTTGCGGCCGGGCGTTGTAGATTCGCCCCATGACGAACAATCTGAGCGTTGTGATCAACTCCGACGCGCAGCAGGTCTGGACGATGCTGCGCGAACCGTCCAAGGTGGCACAGTGGCACGGCTGGCAAGCTGATGATCAGGCCGCCGAGATCAATGAGATCTACTTCAGCCCCAATGTGGTCGAAGGCGCGGACCACACCTCCCTCGTGGTCGACGGCGGGGACGTCTTCACGCTGAAACCGGTCCCGACCGGTACCGAGGTCAGCGTCACCCGGGCCGCGGTCGACCACAATTCCGAGTGGGCCGCATGGGATGAGGACATCACCCAGGGCTGGCTGACCTTCCTTCAGCAGCTCCGCTTTGCCCTGGAACGGCATCCCCACGGAAAGCGCCGCACCATCTTCTTCTCCGTTCCCGGCACCGAGGGTTCGGTCATCGAAAAGCTGGGCGTCAACGATGTGCCGGCCCCGGGCGAACCATATTCGCTTACCCTAGACACCGGCGAGGAGATCTCCGGCAGGGTGTGGTTCCGGAGCAACCATCAGGTGGGCCTGACGGTCCACCACTACGCCGAGCACGGCGAGGGACTCGTGATCGTAGCGGACCAGCCGTCCATCCCGGACATCCGGCCCGACGGCGGTTCCCTCGTGATCGTCTCCACCTACGATCTGGGGGCCCACCGGCTGGAGGAAGTTCGGAAGTACTGGGACACATGGCGGGCTGAGAACTACCCCACATCCGACCCGCTGCACTAAGGGTTGCCGGCTGTCAGCTGGCAGACTTGAACGGTGCCAGCCATTCCTGAACCAGCCGCGCCGCCGCTCCAGCCCGCCCGGCAATCCGAGTTTTCCTTCCGGGTCGGCAAACGCCTGAGCGAAAGCTGCTCGCCGTCGTCCGCTCAGCTGGCCGAAAACGGCGGGCCGTTCCTGGGCCGCACGGGCACCATCACCACGCCGCACGGAGAGATCCAGACGCCCGCGTTCATCGCGGTGGGCACCAAGGCCACGGTGAAGTCGGTGTTGCCGGAATCCATCGCAGAGCTGGGGGCGCAGGCCGTGCTCGCCAACGCCTACCATCTGTATCTGCAGCCGGGCGCGGAAATCCTGGACGAGGCGGGCGGGCTGGGCGCGTTCATGAACTGGCGGGGCCCCACCTTCACGGATTCCGGCGGGTTCCAGGTGATGAGCCTGGGCTCGGGCTTCAAGAAGGTCATCGATATGAAGACTGCGCCAGTTGCGGATACCGCCGTCCCCGACGACGCCGTGGCACCCGGCAAGGAACGCTTGGCACACGTCGACGAGGAGGGCGTCTGGTTCAAGAGCCACCTCAACGGGGACCGGCACCGTTTCAGCCCCGAGATCTCCATGAACGTCCAGCACCAGATCGGCGCCGACATCATGTTCGCCTTCGACGAGCTGACCACGCTGCAGAACTCCCGCGGCTACCAGGAGGAATCCCTGGAACGGACCCGCCGCTGGGCCGAGCGTTGCATCACGGAACACTTCCGGCTCACGTCGGAGCGCGCCGGCAAACCGTACCAGGCATTGTTCGGCGTGATCCAGGGCGCCCAGTACGAGGACCTGCGGCGCAAGGCCTGCCGGGATCTCGGCGCGATGAACTTCGACGGCTTCGGCATCGGCGGGGCCCTGGAGAAGGAGAACCTGGGCACGATCGTGCGCTGGTGCAACGAGGAGCTGCCGGAGAACAAGCCGCGGCACCTGCTCGGCATCTCCGAACCGGACGACATTTTCACGGCCATCGAAAACGGCGCGGATACCTTCGACTGTGTCTCCCCCACCAGGGTGGCCCGCAATTCGGCCTTCTACCACCCGACCGGGCGGTATAACCTCTCCGGCGCCAGGTACAAGCGCGACTTCGGCCCGCTGCAGGAAGGCTGCGACTGCTACGCCTGCCTGAACTACTCCCGGGCCTACATCCACCACCTGTTCAAGGCCAAGGAGATGGTCTCCGCAACCCTGATCTCGATCCACAACGAGCGCTTCGTCGTAAAGCTGGTCGACGACGCCCGCCTCGCCATCGAGGCCGGCAACTTCTTCGAGTTCAAGGCCGAGACCCTGG harbors:
- a CDS encoding MFS transporter, whose amino-acid sequence is MAQLVETTSQAARLDLAKMRKIAVASVIGTTVEWYDLFVFGTASALVFNKIFFPSFDPVVGTMLAFGTFASAYIARMVGAIIFGHFGDRLGRKSMLLISLLTMGAATFAIGLLPDYNSIGIMAPLLLLFLRVIQGLALGGEWGGAVLMTVEHAPPSRRGFYGSLVQVGVPAGTLIANVAFLIVASSVSTEALLSWGWRIPFLASALLVAVGIYIRLHIEETPSFQAVKDAGAKAKLPFAALMAKYWKQVILGGVATLSTGSTFTLLVASGVSYGKKELGHSEALMLWVVLAACALCFVLIPFFGQLSDKYGRKPIIYAGVVAEAALAFPMFWLMDTKSVPLLFVAYLAMMTAFAANYGPIATFLAELFGSKVRYSGLSVAYMLSGLLGSAATPFITTWLLGVTHQSSSIAWYIMAAALVSLGALFVLTETRHGNIDAVDMAPADAAEAAAAK
- a CDS encoding RidA family protein gives rise to the protein MTVLPTDRPTVLPVGGGIRRIAEIPGGAAAVGPFSQAVVANGFVFTAGQIPAISGLDDQPDTFEDQVRQTLRNLQSVLEAAGSGLEHVVKVNAYLTDPGRLEDYNRVYTEFFATARPARTTVCVSLWGVSLEIECVAVLAGEAVQGTDPGAVAPGAP
- a CDS encoding RraA family protein, with product MSTGLVEGLAAVSYPTIGHFLEDGFVDPAIQSLLDGVKMAGPAVTVRISDHDAFAMNRALLELYPGAVLVVDMSGDHRHAPVGAVTAAAATAQGAAGVVVDGVATDLVELRATGLPVFARGTSCLTTKRVHSGGSAVNVPVQCGGVRVNPGDWVLGDDNGVIVLAPQAAADVLGQALASDAAEPALLARIAAGEPLETVLAI
- a CDS encoding NUDIX hydrolase family protein produces the protein MNVRTPDPNPGWLSEDDLFEARGRLPMVYVEAVPVRLDPLGFVNEVGTLLQADEDGNMIRSLVSGRVLYRETIRAALLRHMEKDLGPLAFPQLPISPVPFTVAEYFPAPSHTGFTDDRQHAVALAYIIPVTGECSPRQDALELTWMTPQEVMSSDVQLEFSGGRAALIRQALAFAGVGN
- a CDS encoding DUF6707 family protein, with the translated sequence MTHPPASRNYSEQPAGSLQTGHHLLLPDGKRSAEIQRVDVETDDFGTPALVLATLTGGGMLRIAAGSAVSVLDAPEHAAEVPARGDIPDFGVTAREDGAGKPPPRGTSPDVDNGTGRGGAGKEDAAEGATPDPAAETPGAPPAPPAVVVPPLPAGPPAASGPSEADLALIPSPEGTPESVVEAAAAAHPDAVGVQLLAERPVKGINTKSGSCLKDLSDLAHELFILRKDAENALAVADLLNVLPFDGNPGRWASVESALALSSYICRRLGQEERATVYERLLRTPDTMETDPFKARINAKVRQRSLNEPNLYDKEIFRSIDSSNPDAEREWRLLRLEALLFLRAHGGSETIGAQELERRIGNELESVRA
- a CDS encoding SRPBCC domain-containing protein, yielding MTNNLSVVINSDAQQVWTMLREPSKVAQWHGWQADDQAAEINEIYFSPNVVEGADHTSLVVDGGDVFTLKPVPTGTEVSVTRAAVDHNSEWAAWDEDITQGWLTFLQQLRFALERHPHGKRRTIFFSVPGTEGSVIEKLGVNDVPAPGEPYSLTLDTGEEISGRVWFRSNHQVGLTVHHYAEHGEGLVIVADQPSIPDIRPDGGSLVIVSTYDLGAHRLEEVRKYWDTWRAENYPTSDPLH
- the tgt gene encoding tRNA guanosine(34) transglycosylase Tgt — protein: MPAIPEPAAPPLQPARQSEFSFRVGKRLSESCSPSSAQLAENGGPFLGRTGTITTPHGEIQTPAFIAVGTKATVKSVLPESIAELGAQAVLANAYHLYLQPGAEILDEAGGLGAFMNWRGPTFTDSGGFQVMSLGSGFKKVIDMKTAPVADTAVPDDAVAPGKERLAHVDEEGVWFKSHLNGDRHRFSPEISMNVQHQIGADIMFAFDELTTLQNSRGYQEESLERTRRWAERCITEHFRLTSERAGKPYQALFGVIQGAQYEDLRRKACRDLGAMNFDGFGIGGALEKENLGTIVRWCNEELPENKPRHLLGISEPDDIFTAIENGADTFDCVSPTRVARNSAFYHPTGRYNLSGARYKRDFGPLQEGCDCYACLNYSRAYIHHLFKAKEMVSATLISIHNERFVVKLVDDARLAIEAGNFFEFKAETLAQYYS